Genomic DNA from Chitinispirillales bacterium ANBcel5:
TCCAAAATGTAATCTAACAGCTTAAAAGTAGTATACAGGCTGGTAGTCAGAGGGTTTTTCTGGTTATCAGCTTTTTTTATATCCCGATAATTACAAGGCATAGACGCCTGCACAGGTTGTACTATGCAGTGTGCAACAATACATATATCAACCGGTTACAGGTGGTGGTTGTGGGTTTGTGATACATTTTGCAAACACCGGAAACTGATTGAGTTTACCACGAAAGAAAAAAACTACACTATAATATTGGCACTACTTATTTTAAAGCAACTTTTTTATTACCCAAATTACATTTAATACAAAATTCAATTTTCACGAAAGGTGGAGTACCTCATGATCGTAAAAAAGGCACTATTCAGCACTCTATTTGTAGCACTCTTCATTCTCAGTGGCTGCTCAAACCCCTCCTCATCAGACAGCAACCGAAATGGTATTGTAGGTGAATGGGAAGCGGTAGAAATGCAAACCGGTTCATCATCGTCTGATTTAGCTGATGTCCCTGTTACAGGTTTTACCATAGAACTTTTCAGTAACGGTGAGTTTGAATTCAGTGATGGTACAAGTGGAACGTACAGTAACGGAACTATGAATATATCACAAGCCGGTGTCGAAATTCCCTACGCAGAGTATGAGCTTGACGGCGATCAGCTGATTGTGACAGTCGGTCAGGAAGGAACGGCTATAACCGTGTATGTGATGGAAAAAGTCGGTGGCAACGGTGGTGATGTTAATCTTTCACAACTTGAAGGTACTTGGGAAGCAGTGAAAGCTGTATACACTGAGAATGGATATACTGAAGAATATGAGTTTGAGCCAGGAGAGATCACAGTAACATTTCAGGGAGGTAATTTTACTATAGTAGAGATTGATCCTTATTATGGAGACGAATATACAGAAACAGTTAGTTATACTGTTTCAGGGA
This window encodes:
- a CDS encoding lipocalin family protein → MIVKKALFSTLFVALFILSGCSNPSSSDSNRNGIVGEWEAVEMQTGSSSSDLADVPVTGFTIELFSNGEFEFSDGTSGTYSNGTMNISQAGVEIPYAEYELDGDQLIVTVGQEGTAITVYVMEKVGGNGGDVNLSQLEGTWEAVKAVYTENGYTEEYEFEPGEITVTFQGGNFTIVEIDPYYGDEYTETVSYTVSGNNLIIEGESQQIVELTSSTLILRGPYEGETEVTTFRKI